Proteins encoded together in one Hevea brasiliensis isolate MT/VB/25A 57/8 chromosome 16, ASM3005281v1, whole genome shotgun sequence window:
- the LOC110665656 gene encoding metal-nicotianamine transporter YSL1 isoform X1 has product MSMEEAKEKNEIENEKLEETQDEAERLGRAQPWTRQITARGVLVSVVIGAIYSVITMKLNLTTGLVPNLNVSAALLAFVFIRTWTKMLRMAGFVAKPFTRQENTMIQTCAVACYSIAVGGGFASYLLALNRKTYEFSGEHTEGNSSRAVKEPGFGWMTGFLFLVCFVGLFVLIPLRKIMIIDLKLTYPSGLATAVLINGFHTQGDKMAKKQVRGFMKYFSISFLWAFFEWFFTGKEACGFSQFPTFGLQAWKQTFFFDFSATFVGAGMIVSHLVNLSLLLGAVLSYGIMWPLINKLKGDWFPANLEGEADMKGLYGYKVFISVALILGDGLYNFVKIISFTIINIHGRLKSSSNLNTEALDGQQESIDDLKQNELFLREKIPMWIGVTGYVFFSVISIIVVPIIFPQLKWYYVVVAYLLAPSLAFCNAYGAGLTDINMAYNYSKVALFVLAALSGKENGVVAALAGCGLIKSVVSVACILMQDFKTAHLTYTSPRAMFMSQVIGTAVGCVIAPLSFFLFYKAFDVGNPKEEFKAPYALIYRNMAIIGVQGFSALPHHCLQLCYGLFGFAVAVNLARDLSPQKLGPWMPLPMVMAVPFLVGAYFAIDMCVGSLIVFAWHKLNSEKAELMIPAIASGLICGEGLWTLPAAILALAKIKPPICMKFIPS; this is encoded by the exons ATGAGCATGGAAGAGGCAAAAGAAAAGAACGAGATTGAGAATGAGAAACTGGAAGAGACGCAGGATGAAGCAGAGAGATTAGGGAGAGCCCAACCGTGGACAAGGCAAATCACTGCAAGAGGAGTGCTAGTGAGTGTTGTGATTGGGGCCATCTATAGTGTGATAACTATGAAGCTGAACCTCACAACTGGGCTGGTTCCTAATCTAAATGTCTCTGCAGCCCTTCTTGCTTTTGTGTTTATCAGAACATGGACAAAAATGCTTCGTATGGCAGGATTCGTAGCCAAACCCTTTACCCGTCAAGAGAATACTATGATTCAAACTTGTGCAGTTGCTTGTTATAGTATAGCTGTGGGAG GTGGGTTTGCTTCTTACCTTTTGGCATTAAATAGGAAGACATATGAGTTTTCAGGGGAACACACTGAAGGGAACTCTTCAAGAGCTGTAAAGGAACCTGGATTTGGTTGGATGACTGGCTTCCTTTTTCTAGTTTGCTTTGTTGGCCTTTTCGTCTTAATTCCACTTAGAAAG ATCATGATAATAGACCTTAAGTTGACTTATCCAAGTGGTTTGGCAACAGCAGTTCTCATCAATGGCTTCCATACCCAaggagataagatggccaa GAAACAAGTTCGTGGGTTTATGAAGTATTTCTCAATCAGCTTCTTGTGGGCTTTTTTCGAGTGGTTTTTTACAGGGAAAGAGGCATGTGGGTTCTCACAGTTCCCTACTTTTGGATTGCAAGCTTGGAAACAAAC atttttctttgattttagcgCCACTTTTGTGGGAGCAGGGATGATTGTTTCCCACCTAGTGAACTTGTCTTTGCTTCTTGGGGCTGTCCTCTCATATGGGATTATGTGGCCTCTCATTAATAAGCTCAAGGGAGATTGGTTCCCGGCGAATTTAGAAGGAGAAGCTGACATGAAGGGCTTGTATGGTTACAAG GTTTTTATATCAGTTGCTTTGATCCTAGGAGATGGGCTATACAATTTCGTTAAGATAATAAGCTTTACAATCATCAATATCCATGGCAGATTAAAGAGCAGCAGCAACCTCAATACAG AGGCTCTGGATGGCCAGCAGGAGTCAATTGATGATCTAAAACAAAATGAACTCTTCCTCAGGGAGAAGATACCCATGTGGATAGGAGTCACTGGATATGTCTTCTTCTCTGTTATATCAATAATTGTGGTCCCAATAATATTCCCTCAGCTTAAATGGTACTACGTTGTTGTTGCTTACCTTCTTGCTCCATCTCTGGCATTTTGCAATGCTTATGGAGCTGGTCTTACCGACATAAACATGGCTTATAATTATAGCAAAGTTGCTCTCTTTGTGCTAGCTGCATTGTCTGGGAAAGAGAATGGTGTCGTTGCAGCTCTTGCTGGTTGTGGCCTTATTAAATCTGTTGTTTCTGTTGCTTGCATCCTAATGCAGGATTTCAAAACAGCCCATCTGACTTACACTTCCCCAAGAGCGATGTTCATGAGCCAGGTTATTGGCACTGCAGTTGGCTGTGTGATTGCTCCTCTCAGCTTCTTCCTGTTCTACAAGGCATTTGATGTTGGAAATCCCAAGGAAGAGTTTAAAGCTCCTTATGCACTAATCTATAGAAACATGGCAATTATTGGCGTTCAGGGTTTCTCGGCTTTGCCTCACCATTGTTTGCAGCTTTGTTATGGCCTCTTTGGTTTTGCAGTAGCAGTTAACCTCGCAAGAGATCTCTCGCCACAGAAACTTGGACCATGGATGCCTCTTCCGATGGTCATGGCAGTGCCCTTTCTTGTTGGCGCTTACTTTGCCATTGATATGTGCGTTGGAAGTTTAATTGTTTTTGCATGGCACAAACTCAACTCCGAGAAGGCAGAGTTGATGATACCAGCAATCGCTTCCGGATTGATCTGTGGAGAAGGTCTGTGGACTCTTCCTGCTGCTATTCTTGCTTTGGCCAAAATAAAACCACCAATATGCATGAAATTTATACCATCCTAG
- the LOC110665656 gene encoding metal-nicotianamine transporter YSL1 isoform X2: protein MLRMAGFVAKPFTRQENTMIQTCAVACYSIAVGGGFASYLLALNRKTYEFSGEHTEGNSSRAVKEPGFGWMTGFLFLVCFVGLFVLIPLRKIMIIDLKLTYPSGLATAVLINGFHTQGDKMAKKQVRGFMKYFSISFLWAFFEWFFTGKEACGFSQFPTFGLQAWKQTFFFDFSATFVGAGMIVSHLVNLSLLLGAVLSYGIMWPLINKLKGDWFPANLEGEADMKGLYGYKVFISVALILGDGLYNFVKIISFTIINIHGRLKSSSNLNTEALDGQQESIDDLKQNELFLREKIPMWIGVTGYVFFSVISIIVVPIIFPQLKWYYVVVAYLLAPSLAFCNAYGAGLTDINMAYNYSKVALFVLAALSGKENGVVAALAGCGLIKSVVSVACILMQDFKTAHLTYTSPRAMFMSQVIGTAVGCVIAPLSFFLFYKAFDVGNPKEEFKAPYALIYRNMAIIGVQGFSALPHHCLQLCYGLFGFAVAVNLARDLSPQKLGPWMPLPMVMAVPFLVGAYFAIDMCVGSLIVFAWHKLNSEKAELMIPAIASGLICGEGLWTLPAAILALAKIKPPICMKFIPS from the exons ATGCTTCGTATGGCAGGATTCGTAGCCAAACCCTTTACCCGTCAAGAGAATACTATGATTCAAACTTGTGCAGTTGCTTGTTATAGTATAGCTGTGGGAG GTGGGTTTGCTTCTTACCTTTTGGCATTAAATAGGAAGACATATGAGTTTTCAGGGGAACACACTGAAGGGAACTCTTCAAGAGCTGTAAAGGAACCTGGATTTGGTTGGATGACTGGCTTCCTTTTTCTAGTTTGCTTTGTTGGCCTTTTCGTCTTAATTCCACTTAGAAAG ATCATGATAATAGACCTTAAGTTGACTTATCCAAGTGGTTTGGCAACAGCAGTTCTCATCAATGGCTTCCATACCCAaggagataagatggccaa GAAACAAGTTCGTGGGTTTATGAAGTATTTCTCAATCAGCTTCTTGTGGGCTTTTTTCGAGTGGTTTTTTACAGGGAAAGAGGCATGTGGGTTCTCACAGTTCCCTACTTTTGGATTGCAAGCTTGGAAACAAAC atttttctttgattttagcgCCACTTTTGTGGGAGCAGGGATGATTGTTTCCCACCTAGTGAACTTGTCTTTGCTTCTTGGGGCTGTCCTCTCATATGGGATTATGTGGCCTCTCATTAATAAGCTCAAGGGAGATTGGTTCCCGGCGAATTTAGAAGGAGAAGCTGACATGAAGGGCTTGTATGGTTACAAG GTTTTTATATCAGTTGCTTTGATCCTAGGAGATGGGCTATACAATTTCGTTAAGATAATAAGCTTTACAATCATCAATATCCATGGCAGATTAAAGAGCAGCAGCAACCTCAATACAG AGGCTCTGGATGGCCAGCAGGAGTCAATTGATGATCTAAAACAAAATGAACTCTTCCTCAGGGAGAAGATACCCATGTGGATAGGAGTCACTGGATATGTCTTCTTCTCTGTTATATCAATAATTGTGGTCCCAATAATATTCCCTCAGCTTAAATGGTACTACGTTGTTGTTGCTTACCTTCTTGCTCCATCTCTGGCATTTTGCAATGCTTATGGAGCTGGTCTTACCGACATAAACATGGCTTATAATTATAGCAAAGTTGCTCTCTTTGTGCTAGCTGCATTGTCTGGGAAAGAGAATGGTGTCGTTGCAGCTCTTGCTGGTTGTGGCCTTATTAAATCTGTTGTTTCTGTTGCTTGCATCCTAATGCAGGATTTCAAAACAGCCCATCTGACTTACACTTCCCCAAGAGCGATGTTCATGAGCCAGGTTATTGGCACTGCAGTTGGCTGTGTGATTGCTCCTCTCAGCTTCTTCCTGTTCTACAAGGCATTTGATGTTGGAAATCCCAAGGAAGAGTTTAAAGCTCCTTATGCACTAATCTATAGAAACATGGCAATTATTGGCGTTCAGGGTTTCTCGGCTTTGCCTCACCATTGTTTGCAGCTTTGTTATGGCCTCTTTGGTTTTGCAGTAGCAGTTAACCTCGCAAGAGATCTCTCGCCACAGAAACTTGGACCATGGATGCCTCTTCCGATGGTCATGGCAGTGCCCTTTCTTGTTGGCGCTTACTTTGCCATTGATATGTGCGTTGGAAGTTTAATTGTTTTTGCATGGCACAAACTCAACTCCGAGAAGGCAGAGTTGATGATACCAGCAATCGCTTCCGGATTGATCTGTGGAGAAGGTCTGTGGACTCTTCCTGCTGCTATTCTTGCTTTGGCCAAAATAAAACCACCAATATGCATGAAATTTATACCATCCTAG
- the LOC110665656 gene encoding metal-nicotianamine transporter YSL1 isoform X3, whose protein sequence is MTGFLFLVCFVGLFVLIPLRKIMIIDLKLTYPSGLATAVLINGFHTQGDKMAKKQVRGFMKYFSISFLWAFFEWFFTGKEACGFSQFPTFGLQAWKQTFFFDFSATFVGAGMIVSHLVNLSLLLGAVLSYGIMWPLINKLKGDWFPANLEGEADMKGLYGYKVFISVALILGDGLYNFVKIISFTIINIHGRLKSSSNLNTEALDGQQESIDDLKQNELFLREKIPMWIGVTGYVFFSVISIIVVPIIFPQLKWYYVVVAYLLAPSLAFCNAYGAGLTDINMAYNYSKVALFVLAALSGKENGVVAALAGCGLIKSVVSVACILMQDFKTAHLTYTSPRAMFMSQVIGTAVGCVIAPLSFFLFYKAFDVGNPKEEFKAPYALIYRNMAIIGVQGFSALPHHCLQLCYGLFGFAVAVNLARDLSPQKLGPWMPLPMVMAVPFLVGAYFAIDMCVGSLIVFAWHKLNSEKAELMIPAIASGLICGEGLWTLPAAILALAKIKPPICMKFIPS, encoded by the exons ATGACTGGCTTCCTTTTTCTAGTTTGCTTTGTTGGCCTTTTCGTCTTAATTCCACTTAGAAAG ATCATGATAATAGACCTTAAGTTGACTTATCCAAGTGGTTTGGCAACAGCAGTTCTCATCAATGGCTTCCATACCCAaggagataagatggccaa GAAACAAGTTCGTGGGTTTATGAAGTATTTCTCAATCAGCTTCTTGTGGGCTTTTTTCGAGTGGTTTTTTACAGGGAAAGAGGCATGTGGGTTCTCACAGTTCCCTACTTTTGGATTGCAAGCTTGGAAACAAAC atttttctttgattttagcgCCACTTTTGTGGGAGCAGGGATGATTGTTTCCCACCTAGTGAACTTGTCTTTGCTTCTTGGGGCTGTCCTCTCATATGGGATTATGTGGCCTCTCATTAATAAGCTCAAGGGAGATTGGTTCCCGGCGAATTTAGAAGGAGAAGCTGACATGAAGGGCTTGTATGGTTACAAG GTTTTTATATCAGTTGCTTTGATCCTAGGAGATGGGCTATACAATTTCGTTAAGATAATAAGCTTTACAATCATCAATATCCATGGCAGATTAAAGAGCAGCAGCAACCTCAATACAG AGGCTCTGGATGGCCAGCAGGAGTCAATTGATGATCTAAAACAAAATGAACTCTTCCTCAGGGAGAAGATACCCATGTGGATAGGAGTCACTGGATATGTCTTCTTCTCTGTTATATCAATAATTGTGGTCCCAATAATATTCCCTCAGCTTAAATGGTACTACGTTGTTGTTGCTTACCTTCTTGCTCCATCTCTGGCATTTTGCAATGCTTATGGAGCTGGTCTTACCGACATAAACATGGCTTATAATTATAGCAAAGTTGCTCTCTTTGTGCTAGCTGCATTGTCTGGGAAAGAGAATGGTGTCGTTGCAGCTCTTGCTGGTTGTGGCCTTATTAAATCTGTTGTTTCTGTTGCTTGCATCCTAATGCAGGATTTCAAAACAGCCCATCTGACTTACACTTCCCCAAGAGCGATGTTCATGAGCCAGGTTATTGGCACTGCAGTTGGCTGTGTGATTGCTCCTCTCAGCTTCTTCCTGTTCTACAAGGCATTTGATGTTGGAAATCCCAAGGAAGAGTTTAAAGCTCCTTATGCACTAATCTATAGAAACATGGCAATTATTGGCGTTCAGGGTTTCTCGGCTTTGCCTCACCATTGTTTGCAGCTTTGTTATGGCCTCTTTGGTTTTGCAGTAGCAGTTAACCTCGCAAGAGATCTCTCGCCACAGAAACTTGGACCATGGATGCCTCTTCCGATGGTCATGGCAGTGCCCTTTCTTGTTGGCGCTTACTTTGCCATTGATATGTGCGTTGGAAGTTTAATTGTTTTTGCATGGCACAAACTCAACTCCGAGAAGGCAGAGTTGATGATACCAGCAATCGCTTCCGGATTGATCTGTGGAGAAGGTCTGTGGACTCTTCCTGCTGCTATTCTTGCTTTGGCCAAAATAAAACCACCAATATGCATGAAATTTATACCATCCTAG